A single Lolium perenne isolate Kyuss_39 chromosome 6, Kyuss_2.0, whole genome shotgun sequence DNA region contains:
- the LOC127307920 gene encoding transcription termination factor MTERF8, chloroplastic isoform X1 has translation MLRLRRSIFTRLLSSPSASPISHLHRLLSAVSPSPGLNVEEYLVDRCGLTRAQAIKASAKISHLKSPTNPDAVLSFLAGLGLSTGDVSAVVAKDPKLLCSAVDKTLAPVVTGLAGLGLSRDEIARLVLVARDRIRCRSIVSYLNYYLPIFGSFHNLLRALKFNNSLLGYNLERTVKPNVTFLRECGLHDCDIAKLSIAAPSMLTNNLDRVRATVACAERLGVPRASPMFRHALHALAFDTEDTVAAKLDYLKKTFNWSDAEVAIAVSRAPLVLTRSKATLQGRSDFLMSEVGLEPAYIAHRPAILSYSLEGRLRPRYYVLKFLKENGLLQRERSYFSAVIVTEKVFVDRYICPHKEAAPHLAQDYATACGGQVPTRFRFA, from the coding sequence ATGCTTCGGCTGCGGCGCAGCATCTTCACCCGCCTCCTCTCGTCTCCCTCCGCCTCTCCCATCTCCcatctccaccgcctcctctccgCCGTTTCCCCAAGCCCTGGACTCAACGTGGAGGAGTACCTCGTCGATCGATGCGGCCTCACCCGGGCGCAGGCAATCAAGGCCTCCGCCAAGATCTCCCACCTCAAGTCCCCCACCAATCCCGACGCCGTCCTCTCCTTCCTCGCCGGCCTCGGCCTCTCCACCGGCGACGTCTCTGCCGTCGTCGCCAAGGACCCCAAGCTACTCTGCTCCGCCGTGGACAAAACCCTGGCGCCCGTCGTCACCGGGCTCGCCGGTCTCGGCCTATCGCGCGATGAGATCGCGCGCCTCGTCCTGGTCGCCCGCGACAGAATCCGCTGCAGATCCATCGTCTCCTACCTCAACTACTACCTGCCCATCTTCGGCTCCTTCCACAACCTCCTTCGAGCCTTGAAGTTCAACAATAGTCTCCTCGGATATAACCTCGAGAGGACAGTTAAACCCAACGTCACGTTCCTGCGGGAGTGCGGTCTACATGATTGCGATATTGCCAAGCTGAGCATAGCTGCGCCGAGTATGCTCACCAACAATCTGGACCGTGTCCGGGCGACTGTGGCTTGCGCCGAGCGTTTAGGTGTGCCTCGTGCCTCTCCCATGTTCAGGCACGCCCTGCACGCTCTTGCATTTGACACCGAGGACACTGTCGCCGCCAAACTAGACTACTTGAAGAAGACGTTTAACTGGTCTGATGCTGAGGTGGCCATCGCCGTGTCTAGGGCTCCGCTTGTGCTGACAAGGTCCAAAGCAACGCTGCAAGGAAGGTCTGACTTCCTCATGTCTGAGGTGGGGTTGGAACCCGCCTACATTGCTCATCGCCCAGCAATACTCTCTTATAGCTTGGAGGGCAGGCTCAGACCCCGATATTATGTTCTAAAGTTTCTTAAGGAGAATGGATTGCTACAGCGGGAGCGGAGCTACTTCTCAGCAGTCATTGTGACCGAGAAGGTGTTTGTGGACAGGTACATATGCCCACACAAGGAAGCTGCACCGCACCTTGCTCAAGACTATGCAACAGCTTGCGGAGGCCAAGTGCCGACTAGATTCAGATTTGCATGA
- the LOC127307920 gene encoding transcription termination factor MTERF8, chloroplastic isoform X2 produces the protein MLRLRRSIFTRLLSSPSASPISHLHRLLSAVSPSPGLNVEEYLVDRCGLTRAQAIKASAKISHLKSPTNPDAVLSFLAGLGLSTGDVSAVVAKDPKLLCSAVDKTLAPVVTGLAGLGLSRDEIARLVLVARDRIRCRSIVSYLNYYLPIFGSFHNLLRALKFNNSLLGYNLERTVKPNVTFLRECGLHDCDIAKLSIAAPSMLTNNLDRVRATVACAERLGVPRASPMFRHALHALAFDTEDTVAAKLDYLKKTFNWSDAEVAIAVSRAPLVLTRSKATLQGRSDFLMSEVGLEPAYIAHRPAILSYSLEGRLRPRYYVLKFLKENGLLQRERSYFSAVIVTEKVFVDRWREETWQIWLCNTICR, from the coding sequence ATGCTTCGGCTGCGGCGCAGCATCTTCACCCGCCTCCTCTCGTCTCCCTCCGCCTCTCCCATCTCCcatctccaccgcctcctctccgCCGTTTCCCCAAGCCCTGGACTCAACGTGGAGGAGTACCTCGTCGATCGATGCGGCCTCACCCGGGCGCAGGCAATCAAGGCCTCCGCCAAGATCTCCCACCTCAAGTCCCCCACCAATCCCGACGCCGTCCTCTCCTTCCTCGCCGGCCTCGGCCTCTCCACCGGCGACGTCTCTGCCGTCGTCGCCAAGGACCCCAAGCTACTCTGCTCCGCCGTGGACAAAACCCTGGCGCCCGTCGTCACCGGGCTCGCCGGTCTCGGCCTATCGCGCGATGAGATCGCGCGCCTCGTCCTGGTCGCCCGCGACAGAATCCGCTGCAGATCCATCGTCTCCTACCTCAACTACTACCTGCCCATCTTCGGCTCCTTCCACAACCTCCTTCGAGCCTTGAAGTTCAACAATAGTCTCCTCGGATATAACCTCGAGAGGACAGTTAAACCCAACGTCACGTTCCTGCGGGAGTGCGGTCTACATGATTGCGATATTGCCAAGCTGAGCATAGCTGCGCCGAGTATGCTCACCAACAATCTGGACCGTGTCCGGGCGACTGTGGCTTGCGCCGAGCGTTTAGGTGTGCCTCGTGCCTCTCCCATGTTCAGGCACGCCCTGCACGCTCTTGCATTTGACACCGAGGACACTGTCGCCGCCAAACTAGACTACTTGAAGAAGACGTTTAACTGGTCTGATGCTGAGGTGGCCATCGCCGTGTCTAGGGCTCCGCTTGTGCTGACAAGGTCCAAAGCAACGCTGCAAGGAAGGTCTGACTTCCTCATGTCTGAGGTGGGGTTGGAACCCGCCTACATTGCTCATCGCCCAGCAATACTCTCTTATAGCTTGGAGGGCAGGCTCAGACCCCGATATTATGTTCTAAAGTTTCTTAAGGAGAATGGATTGCTACAGCGGGAGCGGAGCTACTTCTCAGCAGTCATTGTGACCGAGAAGGTGTTTGTGGACAG
- the LOC127307922 gene encoding uncharacterized protein, which translates to MGKLQHYSLDYNIAVVNVQNSLDLKAAYINHQIQFESHCNVIAVGRLFKSGKFIATCGRLTDEPSKLDCKELSTSNCKISKVGIGGPLVDSDGYFVGMNFYDEEVTPFLPRDIIIECLRNFETGTISAENTDRTPNRCPFQHSSHILTDGQCLNRIGLIRQILQMT; encoded by the exons ATGGGAAAGCTGCAGCATTATAGTTTAGATTACAATATTGCTGTAGTCAACGTGCAGAACTCCCTTGATCTTAAGGCAGCATATATTAATCATCAAATTCAATTTGAGAGCCATTGTAACGTGATAGCAGTAGGGCGTCTCTTCAAGAGTGGCAAATTTATTGCTACGTGTGGAAGATTGACTGATGAACCGAGCAAGTTGGACTGCAAGGAGCTCTCGACCTCCAATTGTAAAATCAGTAAG GTTGGGATAGGAGGGCCTCTTGTTGATTCTGATGGGTATTTTGTCGGTATGAACTTTTATGACGAGGAAGTAACTCCATTCCTACCTAGGGACATAATTATTGAATGCCTCAGGAATTTTGAGACAGG GACCATTTCTGCAGAAAATACCGACCGTACTCCAAACAGGTGTCCTTTCCAGCACTCCTC TCACATCCTGACAGATGGCCAGTGCCTAAACCGTATTGGACTTATCCGACAGATCCTGCAGATGACCTGA